The Tessaracoccus timonensis sequence CCGACACCGAACACATCCACCTCGCAAAAGACCTGGGCGAGACGCTGATCGAGGGGCAGGGCCTGCTCTCGAAGCCGCATTGGGAATGGGGACGCCGCTGACGCTTCGTCGCCCTGGCGAGTGCGGGTTCGTGCGCCTGTTTGGCCCACTCCACAGTGCGGTGCTAAAGTTCAACACATGATGAATTCAACGAGTGTTGAACCTGCGGTAGAAGTGCAGGACCTCCGTATCCGGCGAGGCAAAGTGGAGATACTTCACGGCATTTCTTGCAGCCTTCCTCGAGGGTCGATCACCGGTTTGCTTGGCCCCTCAGGCTGCGGAAAAACCACACTGATGCGCTCTATCGTCGGCGTCCAACACATCACGTCAGGCTCGCTGCGAGTACTGGGCCTCCCTGCCGGCGAGAAAGCACTGCGGCATCGCGTGGGCTACACCAGCCAATCGGTCAGCATTTACACCGATATCTCGGTGCGCGCGAATGTACGGCACTTCGGCCAGCTCGTCGGAGCGAGCCGCGACGATATCGACATGGCCATCGAGCGCGTCGAGCTCTCGGACTATGCAGATCGGCGCGTGGATCAGCTCTCCGGCGGCCAGGCCGGACGGGCTTCACTCGCATGTGCCCTCGTGGGCCGCCCTGAGGTGCTCATCCTCGACGAGCCCACCGTCGGCCTCGATCCCCTCACCCGCGAGGAGCTCTGGAATACCTTTCACTCGCTGGCCGCCTCCGATACGACATTGCTGATCTCCAGCCATGTGATGGACGAGGCCGTCCGCTGTGATTCCGTACTGCTCATGCGCGACGGCAAATTCCTCGCCCACGAACCGATGGCCGAGATTCAGCAGCGCACCGGCACCACCAATCCGGAAGCAGCATTCCTCGCCCTCGTCAAACACTCCACTGCCAAGGAGCAAGCATGACCACCGCCCCTCGCCACATGTCGCCAGCAGGCACATCTGCCGAAACACCCTCCTCGCGCGGGCGCAGCCACCCGTTCACGACGATGGGCCGCATTGCCGCCCAGCTCCGCAGCGATCCACGCACTGTCGCCCTCATCCTTGTCGTCCCGCCGCTGTTGCTCGTGTTGCTCTACTACGTGTTCCACGACGCTCCCGTGCCCCCTGGGCAGAAGCCCGTGTTCGACAGTGTTGGTCCCATCATGTTGGCGGTGCTGCCGATGATCCTCATGTTCATCGTCACCAGCGTCGCAATGCTGCGCGAACGCACGTCGGGCACACTCGAGCGCATCCTCACCACACCGCTGTCGCGCTGGAACCTCGTCGCTTCCTACGGCGCGGTGTTCGGCGTCCTCGCCCTCATACAAGCAACGATTCTCGGCTGGCTCATTCTCGGGCCGTTCGGAGTGGAGCTCGAAGGCCCGTGGGTCATGCTCTTCGTTATTGCTTTGCTCGACGCCCTGTTCGGCGTCGCGTTTGGGCTGCTCGCGAGCGCTTTTGCAACGACGGAGTTCCAGGCCGTGCAGTTCATGCCGGCGTTCGTCGGCCCACAGATCTTCCTGTGTGGCCTGCTCGTGCCCATCGAGCACATGCCCGACGCCCTAGAAGCAGTGGCGAAGTTTCTTCCCATGACCTGGGCTGTCGACGTGGTGCGTGACATACTCACCAACGCCGAGCTCAGCGCCGGCATGTGGTGGCGCATCGGCGGGCTCGCCGTAGCCGTGGTGTTGGCACTGTTCCTGGCGGCACGCTCCATGCCGAGGCAGACCAAATGACGCCCCCCACCAAGGGTGAGCAGACCCGTCGCAGAATTCTAGAAACTGCCTCGACGCTGTTCTCGCAGAAGTCGTTCGATGCTGTGAGCATGCGCGTAATCGCAAAGGAAGCGGGAGTGGATCCAGCCCTCATCAGCCACTACTTCGGCTCCAAGGAAGGGCTGTTTGAGGCGATGCTCGAGCAGTCCGTCGGGGTCGATGCAATCGCAGCTGAGATGTTTAGCGGCGATGTCACCGGACTGGGTGCGACGATGGTTCGCGTCGCTGAGCAACTGTGGGCATCTGAGGCCGGTAAGGGGGTGATTGCCATCATGCGTCGTGCGTTCGCCGACGATTCCCAGCTCGTCCGCCAGTTCGCGACGAAGGCGCTCCTGGGGCGATTGGTTGAGCGCCTCCCGAACGATGAGGACGGGATGCTGAGAGCATCGCTGGTTGCCACCCAGATGTCCGGGTTGTTGTTTGCACGGCACGTGCTGCGCATTGAGCCGCTCGCCAGCCTCACAGCCGACCAGGTGGTGGCGCTGATAGGCCCCGCGGTCCAGCACTACTTGACCGGGGAGCTCAGCGACAGGCGATGAGAGCCGGTTCCCTCTGACGCGCGCAACGCACACATCCCGACCTTAGGTGGCAGATCGCCGCCCAACTATGGGCGCTGAGCTGCCACCTAACGTCCAGTGCTGGCGAGCTGGCTAGTTTGAGACGACATAGACTCGACATCAACGCCGATTCCTAGGAGGCACCGTGACGCTCACCATCCCAACCATCAACTTTGCCGACGGCACCCCCATCCCGCTCGTCGGGCTCGGCACGTACGGGCTGCAGGGCAACCCTGGCGCCGACGCCGTCGCTGCCGCCCTCCAGCAGGGTTACCGTCTGCTCGACACCGCCGCCCAGTACAACAACGAGACTGCCATCGGCGAGGGTATTCGTCGAAGCGGCGTGCCTCGCGACGAGGTGCTCATCACGACGAAGGTGGCCGGCGGCAGCCACGGTCGAGCCGCGACGCGCACCGCCGTCGACGAGTCCCGTCGCCGCCTGGGCGTCGACACCATCGACATCATGCTCATTCACTGGCCGAACCCGTCGCGCGGGCTCACCGTCGAGACGTGGGAAACCCTCGTGCAGCTCAAGGAGGAAGGCGCCATCACCCACATCGGGGTGTCGAACTTCCGCCCCGAGCAGCTCACCGAGCTACACGACGCCACTGGGGTGTGGCCGGTAATGAATCAGATTCAGCTCTCCCCCGCGCTGGCCCGTCACGAGGCGGTCGAGTTCCATGCTGAGCACGGCATCGTCACCGAGGCGTGGGGCCCGCTCGGCAAACGTGAAGGCCTTCTTGACCAGCTCGTCGTCCACAAGATCGCTGCCAAGCATGGCGTCGACCCCCGCCAGGTGGTGCTGAAGTGGATTGTTGATCGAGGCATCGTCGTGATTCCAAAGTCGAGGAATCCCGAGCGTCAGGCCTCCAACGCCACCTTCAGCTTCGAGCTCGACGACGATGACCGCACGCTGCTCGCCAGCCTCGATCTCGGGGAAGAACACGCCTGGGACAGCCGCGAGCACGAGGAGTGGTGAGGTTCGTCCGCGACGAGCGCACCGCGAGCCGCATTAGTCTCCGCGCGTAGGGTTGCTGATATGAATATGCCGAAGAACGTCCTCGTGATTGGTGGCCACGGGCGGGTTGCGCTGCGCACGCTGCCCTTGCTGACCACCGCCGGCCACGATGTGGAAGCGCTCATCCGGACGACCGAGTACGAGCCTGACATCGTGGCCCGTGGTGCACGGCCTCACATTGCCGAGATGCTCAACTTTGATGACGCCGAGTGGGATGCGCTGCTGCGCGACAAGGACGTCGTCATTTGGGCGGCGGGCAACGGTGGCAGAAACGGCGTTGATCAGACGTATGCCATCGACCGCGATGCTGCGATCGCATCGATCGACGCAGCTGCCCGCGCGCCCAAGCAGCCCCGGTACCTGATGGTAAGTTTCGCGACGTCGTTCGTGCACCCCGTCGATGAGGATGATCCCTTCCACCACTACGTGTTGGCCAAGCGTGCCGCCGACCAGCATCTCCAGAGCACCAACCTCGACTACGCCATCGTCGGCCCGGGTGCCCTCACGGATGACGATGAGCCCACCGGTGTACGGCGCTTCGATCCCACCAACGCTGTGCCGGAACGCACGGACACGAGCCGGGAACTGGTTGCCCAGGTGCTGGCTCACCTGGTTGAAGCAGATCAGCTTCCAGACGACAGGTTTGTTGCGTTCATCGATGGAACAGACCCAGTAGCGAGCCTCTGAACTACTTCCTGTTCACGACGACGGTGCCGAGCAGCAGGTCATCAAGGTGACGGCGCTCGGCACCGATGACGATCACGGGCAGTACGAGGCACTTCAGCAGCGACCGCACCGTCGGACGCCACCAGCCCAACGGGCCGCCATCCACGCGGGTCACGCCGATGCGGGCCAATAGTTGCCCGAACGACGACCCCGTGAGCGTGGTGAAGATGGAGGATTCGACGAAGAACACGGTGAGCGGCATAAATGTGCGCCAGCCCGACCCCGTCATGACCTCGGTGCCGAAGAGCACGATGGCGACGAGCATCGACGCAAGCCAGTCGACGAGGAGCGCTGCGCATCGCGCTCCCCAACTCGCCAGGCTGCCGCGCCCCGTCTCCGGGAGGCCGATGCTCTCTCCTGGGTACCCTTCGTCGTTGTCCACGCGCGTGAGCCTAGCCGTTCGCACGGCTGTCAGCCATTCGCGCTAGCACTGTTCGAACCGCGTCGAGCGTGATGGCTCCGCTCATGGACACCGCTGACGATCCAGAAACTGGGGTCCGTAGCATGAGGCGTGGAAACTGAAGGATGAAGGGGTTCCCATGTTTATCGACGCCGCCGAGCTGATCCGCTACCTCAAGGACGAGGACGTCGAAACCGTCGACGTCCGATTCTGCGATCTGCCCGGCGTGATGCAGCACTTCACGGTGCCTGCAGCGTCCTTCGACGAGCAGGTATTCGAGGACGGCCTCGGCTTCGACGGCTCATCCATCACTGGCTTTCAGAAGATCCATGAGTCGGACATGACACTGCTGCCGGATCCGACGACGGCCTACCTCGATCCCTTCCGTCGGTCCAAGACGCTCAACGTGAACTTCTTCGTGCACGATCCGCTCACCAAAGAGCCGTATTCGCGCGATCCGCGCAACATCGCGCGTAAAGCCGAGGCCTATCTCCTCTCGACGGGCATCGCCAACACGGCGTTCTTCGCGCCCGAGGCCGAGTTCTATGTGTTCGACGACATTCGCTTCGACGTGTCTGCGAACAGCTCGTACTACCACATTGATTCAGAGGCCGGCGCCTGGAATACGGGACGCGTCGAGGACGGCGGTAACCGGGGTTACAAGGTGAAATACAAGGGCGGCTACTTCCCCGTCTCCCCCGTCGACCATTTTGGGGACCTCCGTGACGACATTGTGCGCCACATGGGCGAGGCGGGGCTCGTCGTGGAGCGTGCCCACCACGAGGTCGGCACCGCGGGGCAGGCGGAAATCAACTGGCGGTTCGACACGCTGCTCACTGCCGCCGACGATGTCATGAAGTTCAAATACCTCGTGAAGAACACCGCCTGGCAAGCAGGGAAAACCGCAACCTTCATGCCAAAGCCCATCTTCGGCGACAACGGATCGGGCATGCACTGCCACATGTCGTTGTGGAACGACGACCAGCCACTGTTCTACGACGAGCACGGCTACGCCGGGCTGTCCGACGTCGCGCGTTGGTACATCGGCGGCGTGCTCCACCACGCGCCCGCGCTGCTGGCGTTCACCAACCCATCGGTGAACTCCTACCACCGTCTGGTGCCTGGGTTCGAGGCGCCGGTGAATCTGGTCTACTCGCAGCGCAACCGCTCGGCGTGCATCCGGATTCCCATCACTGGGTCGAACCCCAAGGCGAAGCGCGTCGAGTTCCGCTGCCCCGACCCGTCGTCGAACCCCTACCTGGCCTTTTCGGCGATGCTGCTGGCTGGCCTCGACGGCATCCAGAACCGCACTGAGCCGCTCGATCCCGTCGACAAAGACCTCTACGAGCTTCCCCCGGAGGAACACGCCCAGGTTCCGACGGTGCCGACGAGCCTGCCCGCCGCGATCGACGCGCTTGAAGCAGACCGCGACTTCCTGCTCGCAGGCGACGTGTTTACCGACGATCTCCTCGACACCTGGGTCGAGCTCAAGCGCGCAGAGGTGACCGCGATTGCGCAGCGCCCTCACCCCTACGAGTTCGAGCTGTACTACGCGCTCTGAGGTGGCTGGGCTACGGGGAGAGACGCACTTAGCACCCACTGCCCAGCATGCCTGGCAGCGGTGAGTTCCCCGCCAACCTGTGCGACGCGCTCGCGGAGCCCCTGCAACCCCACCCCTGCGGAGGGGGACTCGTTCCCAGCAGCGTTGCGAAATGTCACCTGGATTCCTCTGCCCTCTGCGACGAGCCGCGCCCGCACCTCGCACGCCGAGCGTCGCTGCGCATGCCGAAGGATGTTCGTCGTAGCTTCCAGCATGAAGTACCGAAGGACAGCGCTCTGCGCCTGAGCGAGGTCTTCGAGAAGTTCCGCTCCTTCGACGTCCACCTCAAACCCAGCTTCACGCAGCGTGGTAGTCAGCCTTACAAGCAAATCAGATAGCTTCTCGTCAGTGCCGTGATCAGACTGGCGGCTATCCCTGAGGAGCTGCACTAATTCACGCAGTTCCTGCACAGCATTGCTCGTGTACCGGCGAACGGCCTTCAGCGCCGTAGTCAGCTCTTCGACGTCATCGCTGCCATCTGCCGCCTCGAGCTGCAGGGAGATACTGGCCAAATTATGCCCAACGAGATCGTGCAGTTCCCTCGCAAGTGACGCTCGCTCATCACGACGTAACGCTTCCAGCGCGGCAGAGAGCTGCTGGGCGCTCTGGCGACGGGCTGCTTCCGCGCGCATTATCCGTCGGATCATGAGTCCGATGAGTGCCCCGATAACCCCCATAGCCAGGGTCATCACCGTCCGAACGGACATGTGCTCCGCGGGGTTCCCGATTGCAAATAGCACACCGCCTAGTGCACTCAGCGCCACTGCCTTTCTGCCCGACATCGAGATAAACATGCTCATACACACAGGAAAGAGGGTGAACTGAGCAAGCGACATATCTCCCAGCGCAATTCCGAAAACGAGCGAGAGCAGGAAAGCGATCACGCATGCACCTGAATGCCAAGGGGATGTTGAAATCGCTATGCATGCCGTCAACAGCCCTCCCCAATACACCACCGGGTCTTCTGGTTGGCCTACGACATGCACTACCCACCACAGTTCCATGAGCAGTAACCCCGTGCCCGCAATGGGCAGCAACACCCTCGCTGCTTGGAGTGTCCGGACCCCCAGCGGGGTAAGCGGCCTCACCATGCGATCACCTGAGTCGTGCAGGTTGGGTGTGGTTTTGAGGGTTTGTGTTGGGGATGTGCTTGTCAGGGTGGGTTAGGTTTCTTGTTTTGGGTCACTAATTGCGGGGCTAGGATTGGGTGGTGGGCCAGTTTCTTCGTCGAGTGAAGACCTCTTCTGGTGCGACCGCGGTGCAAATCATGGTCAAGCAGGGCCGGCGCAACAAGCTGGTGGAGCATGTCGGCTCGGCCCATAACGAGCAGGAACTCGCCGCGCTGGAAGCTGAGGCTCGTCGCAAGATGGTCCCGCAGACGCAGGATGTGTTGCCGCTGGACCCGGTGGCGGCCCGGGCCGGGAGGCCCACCGTGGTCTCGCAGCGTAGTCAGTTGTTGTGGGATGTGCTGGCCACAGCGTACAAGGTGCTTGGTTTCGATCAGCTTAAGGATGCGGCGTTCCAGCAGCTTGTGCTGGGCAGGATCATCGAGCCGACCTCGAAGGCCGACACGATCCGGGTCCTTGACGAGCTTGGCATCGAACACGTCAGCCGGCGGACACTGTTCGCCAGTCTCGCACGCGCCCGGGAACGCGACTATCGCACCCAGATCGCCAGTGCTTGTTTCGACCACAGCCATGCCCGAGGCGGGCTGAGTTTGGTGCTCTACGACGTGACCACGTTGTACTTCGAGGCGGAGAAGGAAGACCAGCTGCGCAAGGTTGGCTACTCGAAGGAACGCCGGGTTGATCCGCAGATCGTGGTCGGGCTGCTGGTCGACCGCTGCGGGTTCCCACTGCAGATCGGCTGCTTCGAGGGCAACAAGGCCGAAACACTGACCCTGCTGCCGATCATCGAACGCTTCCAGGACCTGCATGGGTTGGCTGATCTCGTGGTGGTCGCCGATGCCGGGATGCTGTCAGCGATGAACCTCACCGGGCTGGAGGATGCCGGGTTACAGTTCATCGTCGGCTCCAGGATCACCAAAGCCCCTTACGATCTGGCCGATCACTTCGCCCGTCACGGCGACGCGTTCAGCGATGGGCAGATCATCGAAACCTCGACCACGATGGGCCGGGACAAGCAGCGCCGCAGGATGGTCTACCAGTACTCCCGGAAACGGTTCGTACGCGACAACAAGACCCTCAACCAGCAGCGCAACCGCGCCCTGTCCATCATCGAGGGCGCAACCCGCCCGAAGAAGGCCCGATTCCTCAAGACCACCGGCCAGGCCACCAGCTTCGACCACAACGCTTACGACAAGGCCGTCAGCCTCGCCGGGTTGAAAGGCTACGTCACCAACATCCCGACAAACCAGATGACCGGCGCGCAGGTAATCGCCGCCTACCACGACCTCTGGCGAGTCGAGCAAAGCTTTCGAATGTCCAAATCCGACCTCGACGCCCGCCCGATCTTCCACCACACCCGCGACGCGATCGAAGCCCACCTCGACATCGTCTTCGCCGCCCTCGCGATCGCCCGCTACCTCCAAGACCAAACCGGCTGGAGCATCAAACGACTCGTCCGAACCCTACGCCCGCTACGCGAGGTCACCATCAACATCGCCGGCCACGAACTCACCGCCGAACCCACCATCGACCCCAACACCCAGAACATCATCACCAAAATCCTGGGTCACTAACCTGCACGACTCAGGTCACCATGCGATCAGGCCAGACTTCGCTGCTGCAATCAATATCTGTGTTCTAGTAGAGACACCGAGCTTGTTCGCAATCGTACTCACATACTGCTTCACTGTGGACTCCGCCAGGAAGAGACGCTGTGCAATTTGTTTGTTGGTTTCCCCATCACATAGAGCACGGAGTACATCGAGCTCACGCTGCGAGAGTGTGGCGCCATTTCCTTTCACGGATTGGCTGCCCCTAACGAGCATTCCAGCAATCTCTGGGGAGAGAGGGAGGTCATCCGCCGCAGCGGCATACAGCGCCCATACCAGCTGCTGCGCTGATGCTGTTTTCAGCAGGTA is a genomic window containing:
- a CDS encoding ABC transporter ATP-binding protein is translated as MNSTSVEPAVEVQDLRIRRGKVEILHGISCSLPRGSITGLLGPSGCGKTTLMRSIVGVQHITSGSLRVLGLPAGEKALRHRVGYTSQSVSIYTDISVRANVRHFGQLVGASRDDIDMAIERVELSDYADRRVDQLSGGQAGRASLACALVGRPEVLILDEPTVGLDPLTREELWNTFHSLAASDTTLLISSHVMDEAVRCDSVLLMRDGKFLAHEPMAEIQQRTGTTNPEAAFLALVKHSTAKEQA
- a CDS encoding ABC transporter permease, with amino-acid sequence MTTAPRHMSPAGTSAETPSSRGRSHPFTTMGRIAAQLRSDPRTVALILVVPPLLLVLLYYVFHDAPVPPGQKPVFDSVGPIMLAVLPMILMFIVTSVAMLRERTSGTLERILTTPLSRWNLVASYGAVFGVLALIQATILGWLILGPFGVELEGPWVMLFVIALLDALFGVAFGLLASAFATTEFQAVQFMPAFVGPQIFLCGLLVPIEHMPDALEAVAKFLPMTWAVDVVRDILTNAELSAGMWWRIGGLAVAVVLALFLAARSMPRQTK
- a CDS encoding TetR family transcriptional regulator, with translation MTPPTKGEQTRRRILETASTLFSQKSFDAVSMRVIAKEAGVDPALISHYFGSKEGLFEAMLEQSVGVDAIAAEMFSGDVTGLGATMVRVAEQLWASEAGKGVIAIMRRAFADDSQLVRQFATKALLGRLVERLPNDEDGMLRASLVATQMSGLLFARHVLRIEPLASLTADQVVALIGPAVQHYLTGELSDRR
- a CDS encoding aldo/keto reductase, translated to MTLTIPTINFADGTPIPLVGLGTYGLQGNPGADAVAAALQQGYRLLDTAAQYNNETAIGEGIRRSGVPRDEVLITTKVAGGSHGRAATRTAVDESRRRLGVDTIDIMLIHWPNPSRGLTVETWETLVQLKEEGAITHIGVSNFRPEQLTELHDATGVWPVMNQIQLSPALARHEAVEFHAEHGIVTEAWGPLGKREGLLDQLVVHKIAAKHGVDPRQVVLKWIVDRGIVVIPKSRNPERQASNATFSFELDDDDRTLLASLDLGEEHAWDSREHEEW
- a CDS encoding NAD(P)H-binding protein; this translates as MNMPKNVLVIGGHGRVALRTLPLLTTAGHDVEALIRTTEYEPDIVARGARPHIAEMLNFDDAEWDALLRDKDVVIWAAGNGGRNGVDQTYAIDRDAAIASIDAAARAPKQPRYLMVSFATSFVHPVDEDDPFHHYVLAKRAADQHLQSTNLDYAIVGPGALTDDDEPTGVRRFDPTNAVPERTDTSRELVAQVLAHLVEADQLPDDRFVAFIDGTDPVASL
- a CDS encoding RDD family protein encodes the protein MDNDEGYPGESIGLPETGRGSLASWGARCAALLVDWLASMLVAIVLFGTEVMTGSGWRTFMPLTVFFVESSIFTTLTGSSFGQLLARIGVTRVDGGPLGWWRPTVRSLLKCLVLPVIVIGAERRHLDDLLLGTVVVNRK
- the glnA gene encoding type I glutamate--ammonia ligase produces the protein MFIDAAELIRYLKDEDVETVDVRFCDLPGVMQHFTVPAASFDEQVFEDGLGFDGSSITGFQKIHESDMTLLPDPTTAYLDPFRRSKTLNVNFFVHDPLTKEPYSRDPRNIARKAEAYLLSTGIANTAFFAPEAEFYVFDDIRFDVSANSSYYHIDSEAGAWNTGRVEDGGNRGYKVKYKGGYFPVSPVDHFGDLRDDIVRHMGEAGLVVERAHHEVGTAGQAEINWRFDTLLTAADDVMKFKYLVKNTAWQAGKTATFMPKPIFGDNGSGMHCHMSLWNDDQPLFYDEHGYAGLSDVARWYIGGVLHHAPALLAFTNPSVNSYHRLVPGFEAPVNLVYSQRNRSACIRIPITGSNPKAKRVEFRCPDPSSNPYLAFSAMLLAGLDGIQNRTEPLDPVDKDLYELPPEEHAQVPTVPTSLPAAIDALEADRDFLLAGDVFTDDLLDTWVELKRAEVTAIAQRPHPYEFELYYAL
- a CDS encoding sensor histidine kinase → MSMFISMSGRKAVALSALGGVLFAIGNPAEHMSVRTVMTLAMGVIGALIGLMIRRIMRAEAARRQSAQQLSAALEALRRDERASLARELHDLVGHNLASISLQLEAADGSDDVEELTTALKAVRRYTSNAVQELRELVQLLRDSRQSDHGTDEKLSDLLVRLTTTLREAGFEVDVEGAELLEDLAQAQSAVLRYFMLEATTNILRHAQRRSACEVRARLVAEGRGIQVTFRNAAGNESPSAGVGLQGLRERVAQVGGELTAARHAGQWVLSASLPVAQPPQSA
- a CDS encoding IS1634 family transposase translates to MVKQGRRNKLVEHVGSAHNEQELAALEAEARRKMVPQTQDVLPLDPVAARAGRPTVVSQRSQLLWDVLATAYKVLGFDQLKDAAFQQLVLGRIIEPTSKADTIRVLDELGIEHVSRRTLFASLARARERDYRTQIASACFDHSHARGGLSLVLYDVTTLYFEAEKEDQLRKVGYSKERRVDPQIVVGLLVDRCGFPLQIGCFEGNKAETLTLLPIIERFQDLHGLADLVVVADAGMLSAMNLTGLEDAGLQFIVGSRITKAPYDLADHFARHGDAFSDGQIIETSTTMGRDKQRRRMVYQYSRKRFVRDNKTLNQQRNRALSIIEGATRPKKARFLKTTGQATSFDHNAYDKAVSLAGLKGYVTNIPTNQMTGAQVIAAYHDLWRVEQSFRMSKSDLDARPIFHHTRDAIEAHLDIVFAALAIARYLQDQTGWSIKRLVRTLRPLREVTINIAGHELTAEPTIDPNTQNIITKILGH
- a CDS encoding response regulator transcription factor, which translates into the protein MMSGAVQLPRHTVVLVDDETSTLAAYRTILHRHAPNLEVLASIDDASKAAETIIDIAPDIALLDLHMPRIDGLEVLRRLAPHRLRTKVVVSTAFDDRFLVVTALRLGAAGYLLKTASAQQLVWALYAAAADDLPLSPEIAGMLVRGSQSVKGNGATLSQRELDVLRALCDGETNKQIAQRLFLAESTVKQYVSTIANKLGVSTRTQILIAAAKSGLIAW